From the Pseudomonadota bacterium genome, one window contains:
- a CDS encoding NAD(P)(+) transhydrogenase (Re/Si-specific) subunit beta produces the protein MNIMTLGINFVYVISAVMFIFGLKMLSSPATARRGNLISALGMLLAIVVCLMNAGLDYKWIALGVFIGSVIGLVAAYKVEMTSMPEMVALFNGFGGIASLLLAWGEYHQHPELSVFIAVVTFLSAFIGGVTFSGSMVAFGKLAEKISSKAVVFSGQHIVNALILITAIGSGVIFAMNPADNYAFFMVIIAVSLIFGVTSVIPIGGADMPVVISLLNSYSGIAACAAGFVVNNNLLIVAGALVGASGIILTKIMCKAMNRSLGNVLFSGFGSKVQAAGDGPQGEIKPATAEDVYYILEAADTVAFVPGYGLAVAQAQHVVCELGELLEANGTEVMYAIHPVAGRMPGHMNVLLAEANVPYDQLVEMDDINPKMDTIDVCVVIGANDVVNPAALNDEGSPIYGMPIIETHRAKTVIVLKRSMNPGFAGIQNALFFGENSRMYFGDAKASIQALVAEFKGAE, from the coding sequence ATGAACATCATGACCCTGGGAATAAATTTTGTCTATGTCATTTCAGCCGTGATGTTCATTTTCGGTTTGAAGATGCTTTCTTCTCCGGCAACGGCCCGTCGCGGCAACCTGATTTCCGCGCTGGGCATGCTGCTAGCCATTGTGGTCTGCCTGATGAATGCCGGGCTTGATTACAAGTGGATTGCCCTCGGGGTATTTATCGGTTCGGTGATCGGTCTGGTGGCGGCATATAAGGTTGAGATGACCTCCATGCCGGAGATGGTCGCCCTGTTCAACGGGTTCGGTGGTATTGCGAGTCTGCTGCTCGCCTGGGGTGAGTATCATCAGCATCCCGAGCTTTCAGTTTTCATCGCCGTTGTTACGTTTCTGTCCGCTTTTATCGGCGGGGTGACTTTCTCCGGCAGTATGGTTGCCTTCGGCAAGCTCGCCGAGAAGATCAGCAGCAAGGCTGTGGTATTCTCCGGCCAGCATATCGTCAATGCCCTGATCCTGATCACCGCCATCGGTTCCGGCGTTATCTTCGCCATGAATCCTGCAGACAATTATGCCTTTTTCATGGTCATCATCGCGGTTTCCCTGATCTTCGGTGTGACCTCGGTCATTCCGATCGGCGGGGCCGACATGCCGGTGGTTATTTCTCTGTTGAACAGTTACTCCGGGATCGCCGCCTGTGCCGCCGGTTTTGTGGTCAACAACAACCTGCTGATCGTCGCCGGCGCCCTGGTCGGGGCGAGCGGGATCATTCTGACCAAGATCATGTGCAAGGCCATGAACCGCTCGTTGGGCAACGTGCTCTTCTCGGGGTTCGGCTCCAAGGTCCAGGCGGCTGGTGACGGCCCTCAGGGCGAGATCAAGCCGGCCACTGCCGAAGATGTCTACTACATCCTTGAAGCGGCCGACACGGTCGCCTTTGTTCCCGGATATGGCCTGGCGGTAGCTCAGGCGCAGCACGTGGTCTGCGAACTTGGTGAGTTGCTTGAGGCAAACGGCACCGAAGTGATGTATGCCATCCACCCGGTTGCCGGCCGGATGCCGGGACATATGAATGTTCTGCTGGCCGAGGCCAATGTCCCTTATGACCAGCTGGTCGAGATGGACGATATCAATCCGAAAATGGACACCATTGACGTCTGTGTGGTCATCGGCGCAAACGATGTTGTCAATCCTGCTGCGCTCAATGACGAAGGGAGTCCGATCTACGGCATGCCGATCATCGAGACCCACAGGGCAAAAACGGTTATCGTCCTGAAGCGTTCCATGAACCCCGGTTTTGCCGGGATCCAGAACGCCCTCTTCTTCGGTGAGAACAGCAGGATGTACTTTGGCGACGCCAAGGCTTCGATCCAGGCGCTTGTCGCCGAGTTTAAAGGAGCGGAATAG
- a CDS encoding MtrB/PioB family outer membrane beta-barrel protein gives MKKKHMRDFSIVALFLFVTPALATADESVAVKLDAGMRLSSGINQNSAKFEEYRDMNNDAFGSMTVDVFKPSHDLGISAKNLDQDDQELALEANHFGKYKYTLYHNKLIHNLSYDSSTPFTNIGTNNLVGVNGGVATGTWQHFDYSTLREKSGIDFGAYLGEGLFTSIKASREAKTGLKPLGTGYHSNSLEIPEPVDYVTTDTSAKFGYKSKAMAASLTLQLSKFTNENLYLQWEDIIGAAGTLGNTNVLAPDNYYRKIFADLAWYHLPADSTLGVHLSHAKLESSITAAETNQTALPTGLNTTDFDGDITYNSFSAALNSKPTDKIDTKVFLTHQKKSNDSTAISYTDNLITVGTGNHLQAYTKQNAGLEGGIRLPQRTKLDAGIEYLSVERYGRHDLEKTTDNIFHLKAKNSAIDLMTIKASYQRMEREADYHDTSANFLNNDGTVNVDAEIEKYLRRFDATDKSQDKVGFGLELYPVDSVDLGFDYTYVTNDYDQTTLGRKEDTAHKVYGDVLWRLPNKVTLSGFAGYETTEADSRIRQYANNSALTDPAGTSNATNFNWTSVISSDFKTYGVATLLPVIADKMNLKVSWAYQKNDGDTDLTREDGTAVVDHAEIDDYTKIVFDVKSIYNIEKNMALTVGYMHEQYDYNDALFNDYTLVFGTDDTLSGAYSYQDYKVDIAYIMLSATFGN, from the coding sequence ATGAAGAAAAAACACATGAGAGATTTCAGTATTGTTGCACTCTTTCTTTTTGTCACCCCCGCATTAGCAACCGCGGACGAATCGGTTGCCGTCAAGCTGGACGCCGGAATGAGGCTTTCAAGCGGCATCAACCAGAACAGTGCCAAGTTTGAAGAATACCGGGATATGAACAATGACGCCTTCGGTTCGATGACCGTCGATGTGTTCAAGCCATCCCACGACCTGGGTATCAGCGCTAAAAATCTGGACCAGGACGACCAGGAGCTGGCCCTTGAGGCCAATCATTTCGGGAAATACAAATACACCCTTTACCATAACAAGCTGATCCATAATCTATCCTATGACTCAAGCACTCCATTCACCAATATCGGCACCAACAACCTGGTTGGGGTGAATGGCGGCGTGGCCACCGGCACCTGGCAGCATTTTGATTATTCCACCTTACGGGAAAAATCAGGCATTGACTTCGGCGCCTACCTCGGCGAAGGGCTGTTTACCTCCATCAAGGCCAGCCGGGAAGCAAAGACCGGGCTCAAACCTCTTGGCACAGGCTACCACAGCAATTCCCTGGAAATTCCGGAACCTGTCGACTATGTCACCACCGACACGTCAGCGAAATTCGGCTACAAGTCAAAAGCAATGGCCGCTTCACTGACCTTGCAACTCAGCAAGTTCACCAATGAAAATCTCTATCTGCAGTGGGAGGATATTATCGGCGCAGCCGGCACTCTCGGCAACACCAACGTCCTTGCTCCGGACAATTATTACCGGAAGATTTTCGCCGATCTGGCCTGGTACCATCTCCCGGCCGACTCCACCCTGGGTGTCCACCTGAGCCATGCTAAACTGGAAAGCTCAATAACCGCTGCCGAAACCAACCAGACTGCGCTGCCTACCGGGCTCAACACCACCGACTTTGACGGCGACATCACCTACAACTCTTTTTCTGCGGCGTTGAACTCAAAACCGACAGACAAAATTGACACCAAGGTTTTTCTGACCCACCAGAAAAAATCGAATGATTCAACTGCAATCTCTTACACCGACAACCTGATCACAGTTGGCACCGGCAACCATCTGCAGGCCTATACCAAGCAGAACGCAGGTCTTGAGGGCGGGATCAGATTGCCGCAGCGAACAAAACTTGATGCGGGTATCGAGTACCTGAGTGTCGAGAGGTACGGACGCCACGATCTCGAAAAAACCACCGACAATATCTTTCATCTCAAGGCGAAAAACAGCGCCATTGACCTGATGACCATCAAGGCCAGTTATCAGCGGATGGAGAGAGAGGCTGACTATCATGACACTTCTGCTAACTTCCTGAACAACGACGGGACAGTCAATGTTGACGCAGAGATTGAGAAATATCTCCGCCGTTTCGACGCCACCGACAAAAGCCAGGACAAAGTTGGATTTGGCCTGGAGCTCTATCCGGTCGACTCCGTTGATCTTGGCTTTGACTACACATATGTGACCAATGACTACGACCAGACCACTTTGGGCCGCAAGGAAGATACCGCTCATAAAGTCTATGGCGATGTTCTGTGGCGTCTGCCAAACAAGGTCACTTTAAGTGGCTTTGCAGGCTATGAAACGACCGAGGCAGACTCAAGGATCAGGCAATACGCCAACAACTCAGCCCTGACGGACCCGGCTGGGACCAGCAATGCCACCAACTTCAACTGGACCAGTGTCATCAGCAGTGATTTCAAAACCTACGGTGTTGCGACACTCCTGCCGGTCATCGCCGACAAGATGAACCTGAAGGTCTCCTGGGCGTATCAGAAAAACGATGGCGATACCGACCTGACCCGTGAAGACGGCACCGCAGTTGTCGACCATGCCGAGATCGATGATTACACCAAGATCGTGTTCGACGTGAAGAGCATCTACAATATCGAGAAAAACATGGCCCTTACCGTAGGGTACATGCACGAGCAGTATGATTACAACGATGCCCTGTTCAACGACTACACCCTGGTCTTCGGAACTGACGACACCCTGAGTGGCGCTTACTCATATCAGGATTACAAGGTTGATATCGCCTACATCATGTTGTCGGCAACTTTCGGAAACTGA
- a CDS encoding DmsE family decaheme c-type cytochrome produces the protein MQMNVIITWKKLVILAMGFLAAFGLNLMSAPPVSAGDWGVCKECHDEVAAKFDKSFHGRSWMAQATGSECSSCHGSADKHADDPGKHTIITFGKDSKQSAEEQSARCLSCHAGASILTLWDMGSHSKNDVACVSCHKIHQEKQVVSQPDTCFGCHRDVRVDSNKQSHHPIIEGKVKCSDCHNPHGTLSHHMIKAENVNQLCYQCHADKRGPFIWEHPPVEESCVICHSPHGSRHAQLMTEKIPNLCQDCHDWSRHPGTIYDASSTFAGTPSRRVVARGCINCHNMIHGSSLFQKSGFAR, from the coding sequence ATGCAGATGAACGTCATTATCACCTGGAAAAAACTCGTTATTCTGGCGATGGGATTTCTGGCCGCCTTCGGCCTGAATCTCATGAGTGCGCCACCCGTCTCGGCTGGAGACTGGGGGGTCTGCAAAGAGTGTCACGACGAAGTCGCGGCAAAGTTCGACAAAAGCTTTCACGGCCGCTCGTGGATGGCCCAGGCAACCGGTTCAGAATGCAGTTCATGCCATGGTTCGGCCGATAAACACGCCGATGATCCCGGCAAGCACACGATCATCACCTTCGGCAAGGATTCGAAGCAATCCGCCGAAGAACAGAGCGCAAGATGTCTTTCCTGCCACGCCGGGGCGAGCATTCTCACCTTGTGGGACATGGGTTCCCACAGCAAAAACGATGTCGCCTGCGTTTCATGTCACAAAATTCATCAGGAAAAACAAGTCGTTTCCCAGCCGGACACCTGCTTTGGCTGTCACCGTGATGTGCGGGTTGATTCCAACAAACAGTCTCACCATCCGATTATTGAAGGCAAGGTCAAATGCTCGGATTGCCACAATCCGCACGGCACTCTTTCCCACCATATGATCAAGGCGGAAAACGTCAACCAGCTCTGCTACCAGTGTCACGCGGACAAACGCGGTCCTTTTATCTGGGAGCATCCGCCCGTTGAGGAAAGCTGTGTGATCTGTCACTCCCCGCACGGCAGCAGGCATGCCCAGCTCATGACCGAAAAGATCCCCAACCTCTGCCAGGACTGTCACGACTGGTCCAGACATCCTGGAACCATCTATGATGCTTCCAGCACTTTTGCCGGCACACCCAGCAGAAGGGTTGTCGCCAGGGGATGCATTAACTGCCACAACATGATTCACGGCAGTTCACTTTTCCAAAAATCCGGTTTCGCGAGATAA
- the aat gene encoding leucyl/phenylalanyl-tRNA--protein transferase — protein sequence MPVFQLDQNIAFPPPQLAREDGLLALGGDLSPERLLLAYSLGIFPWYSPGEPILWWAPDPRLVLFPDELKISRRLSRTIRQGIFTITFDRDFKTVIRSCAEAKRNSGPAGTWLDEEMIEAYTRLHELGYAHSVECWKNDILVGGLYGVALGKVFFGESMFSLERDSSKIALAALVGKLKSCGFDCIDCQVRTEHLIRMGAREISGNTFRKILARHIDQPKTLRSHT from the coding sequence ATGCCGGTTTTCCAATTAGACCAGAATATCGCCTTTCCCCCTCCGCAACTGGCCCGGGAAGACGGGCTTCTTGCCCTCGGCGGAGACCTGTCTCCCGAACGATTGCTGCTGGCCTACAGCCTCGGAATTTTCCCCTGGTACAGCCCGGGGGAACCCATCCTCTGGTGGGCGCCGGACCCGCGCCTCGTTCTCTTTCCCGACGAACTCAAAATCTCCCGCAGACTGTCCAGAACCATCCGCCAGGGAATTTTCACCATTACCTTTGACCGGGATTTTAAAACCGTGATCAGAAGCTGCGCGGAAGCAAAGCGAAACTCAGGCCCCGCCGGCACCTGGCTTGACGAGGAGATGATCGAAGCCTACACCAGACTCCACGAACTTGGTTATGCCCATTCGGTCGAATGCTGGAAAAACGATATTCTCGTCGGCGGTCTTTACGGGGTTGCCCTGGGAAAAGTTTTTTTCGGGGAATCGATGTTCAGCCTGGAACGGGACAGTTCAAAAATCGCCCTCGCAGCCCTTGTAGGTAAACTAAAATCCTGCGGCTTTGATTGCATCGACTGCCAGGTCAGGACCGAACATCTGATCCGGATGGGCGCAAGGGAGATCAGCGGCAACACCTTTCGGAAAATCCTTGCCAGGCATATTGATCAGCCAAAAACACTTCGTTCCCATACCTGA
- the selA gene encoding L-seryl-tRNA(Sec) selenium transferase produces the protein MTEKTDNKKKVPAAVQKLLRAIPKVDDFLGILEGKGLEIGRQAKSVVREVLEECREAILSGEPVDAKDLAPEKLEHLFRKKLAEKNSPNFRGVINATGVVIHTNLGRSVLPEEAMARIHLVGGGYSNLEFDLETGRRGSRYSLVEGLLCELTGAEAGLVVNNNAAAVLLALDTLAKGREVVVSRGQLVEIGGSFRIPDVMARSGAKMIEVGATNRTHLRDFESAISEETALLLKVHTSNYRVIGFSSEVSLPEMVELGRQRTIPVMEDLGSGCLIDLSRFGLLKEPTVSEVVSSGVDVVTFSGDKLLGGPQAGIILGKREIIEKIKKNPMNRALRIDKFTLAGLEAVLRLYFDEEKALTSIPTLAMLSMSRETIAAKANRLSRRIKKQLRGKCMVSNVRTDSRVGGGALPEQDLPTVAVALEPEVFSVNELEERLRKSEEPVIGRIESDRFLLDMRTVPAERIPRLASILLHVFGAD, from the coding sequence ATGACAGAAAAAACTGACAACAAGAAAAAGGTGCCGGCAGCAGTCCAGAAGCTGTTGCGTGCCATCCCGAAGGTGGATGATTTCCTCGGGATACTTGAAGGGAAAGGGCTGGAGATTGGGCGACAGGCCAAGAGCGTGGTCCGGGAGGTGCTGGAGGAGTGCCGGGAGGCAATCCTTTCGGGCGAGCCGGTAGACGCAAAAGACCTTGCGCCGGAAAAGCTGGAACACCTCTTCCGGAAGAAACTGGCTGAGAAAAACTCGCCGAATTTCAGGGGGGTGATCAATGCGACCGGGGTGGTTATTCATACCAATCTGGGCAGGTCTGTGCTCCCGGAAGAGGCCATGGCTCGGATCCATCTGGTCGGCGGCGGTTATTCCAATCTTGAATTCGATCTTGAAACCGGCCGCCGGGGCAGCAGGTACAGCCTCGTGGAAGGGCTGCTCTGCGAACTGACCGGTGCGGAAGCGGGTCTGGTGGTCAATAATAATGCGGCAGCGGTGCTCCTGGCCCTCGACACCCTGGCCAAGGGCCGGGAGGTGGTCGTTTCCCGCGGCCAGCTGGTGGAGATCGGCGGCTCGTTCCGGATTCCCGATGTGATGGCCAGGAGCGGTGCGAAGATGATCGAGGTCGGGGCCACCAACCGGACGCATCTCCGTGATTTTGAATCTGCTATTTCTGAAGAGACCGCATTGCTCTTGAAGGTCCATACCAGCAACTATCGGGTGATCGGTTTTTCCTCGGAGGTTTCACTTCCGGAAATGGTTGAACTTGGACGGCAGCGCACCATTCCGGTAATGGAGGACCTTGGCAGTGGTTGTCTGATAGATCTCTCCCGGTTCGGATTGTTGAAAGAGCCAACGGTCAGTGAAGTGGTCTCTTCGGGAGTGGACGTGGTCACCTTCAGCGGCGACAAACTCCTCGGTGGTCCCCAGGCGGGCATTATCCTCGGCAAGCGGGAGATCATCGAAAAGATCAAGAAGAATCCGATGAACCGGGCGCTCAGGATCGACAAGTTCACTCTGGCCGGCCTGGAGGCGGTATTGCGGCTTTATTTTGATGAGGAAAAGGCTTTGACGTCAATTCCGACTCTGGCCATGCTGAGCATGAGCCGTGAGACGATAGCCGCCAAGGCGAACCGGTTGTCCAGGCGGATAAAGAAGCAGCTGCGCGGAAAGTGCATGGTTTCAAACGTTCGGACCGATTCCAGGGTTGGCGGCGGAGCATTGCCGGAGCAGGATCTGCCGACGGTTGCGGTGGCCCTGGAGCCTGAAGTCTTCTCGGTCAACGAACTTGAGGAGCGGTTGCGGAAAAGTGAGGAGCCGGTGATCGGCCGGATCGAGAGTGATCGGTTCCTCCTGGACATGCGCACTGTGCCCGCCGAGCGGATTCCTCGCCTGGCTTCAATTTTACTCCACGTGTTTGGAGCCGATTGA
- a CDS encoding tetratricopeptide repeat protein, which yields MSSPYHWVDPVLTEEDLTTYRAAFADGVNSLIPCRRVDLVPWSLSAKSGGELPPEWEAGLKLVWKKGKPVVDNEVPMMFLPVWSGNAPYATAILTGGEQSLYERYSVKALLEYSGLISENFLEIKVNGTDPLTGLLNSVLFRRGLSSLVNRAGDAILVLLEIYPRHRDAAQGLAFLQRVAGSIRSMAGSSVPIYHLGNGTFAMFWRDIDLGKARDMADVVLHRFQLDGIPKCHIGMIQVRDYSAVGAEKVFDLAWSAVVKARQRGSLSRFTYCSQAELDKHPFRPLMVKTANVFKSLWRGLEQFSVVALSTEADEGIKVITDFLKKMSGDDFVFVGLDTRSIFLLYKDIRGPSALDKVKLLQEKVQRDHGVTCSAGVADFPCLDHKRGEIPVNARKALYHSSYYGPGSAVLLDSVSFNVSGDVYYNEGDIIGAIRDYEIGLALDPANINLLNSIGVAHARLDNLKAATGYFEKALQMNDRDYMALYNLGAAWLANGRDDLAAGYLEKALAGSEGNFDLALQLAGVYCRTEEYDKVVGLLEKDTIDSTGSRAGWELGAAFRCLGEAWRNLGENGKAVECLQKAIVYNPADARVLSMLGEVYDIEGQGGELALDLCRQALELDDTLWDNWYRLGLVKYRQGQFGGAITDLQKSLRLNRKNVKAVGILAEIYDSMGKERLAGRMLAKEKKISINTSYNH from the coding sequence ATGAGCTCCCCTTATCACTGGGTTGATCCGGTTCTGACCGAAGAAGACCTCACAACCTATCGGGCGGCATTTGCCGATGGGGTGAACAGTCTGATTCCGTGTCGGAGAGTTGATCTTGTTCCCTGGAGCTTGTCCGCAAAATCCGGTGGCGAGCTGCCTCCGGAATGGGAGGCCGGGCTGAAACTGGTCTGGAAAAAAGGCAAACCCGTTGTCGATAACGAGGTCCCGATGATGTTTCTGCCCGTCTGGTCCGGTAATGCGCCTTACGCGACAGCGATTCTGACGGGCGGGGAACAGTCGCTTTATGAGAGATACTCGGTCAAGGCATTACTGGAATACAGCGGCCTGATCAGCGAAAATTTTCTCGAAATTAAGGTGAACGGCACCGACCCGCTTACCGGCCTTTTGAACAGTGTGCTTTTCCGGCGGGGGCTCTCTTCTCTGGTGAATAGGGCAGGAGATGCGATTCTGGTCCTCCTTGAGATTTATCCCAGGCACCGGGATGCCGCCCAGGGATTGGCTTTTCTGCAGAGGGTCGCCGGATCGATCAGGTCCATGGCCGGCAGTTCGGTGCCGATTTACCATCTCGGAAACGGGACCTTCGCCATGTTCTGGCGGGACATCGATCTCGGCAAGGCGAGAGACATGGCCGATGTGGTGCTGCATCGTTTTCAGCTTGATGGAATCCCCAAATGTCACATCGGGATGATCCAGGTCAGAGACTACTCAGCCGTTGGCGCGGAGAAGGTTTTTGATCTGGCCTGGAGCGCCGTGGTGAAGGCGAGGCAGCGCGGTTCTTTATCCCGCTTCACCTACTGCAGCCAGGCCGAACTCGACAAGCATCCTTTCCGTCCGCTCATGGTGAAAACCGCCAACGTCTTTAAATCACTGTGGCGCGGGCTTGAGCAATTTTCCGTCGTCGCCCTGTCCACTGAAGCGGACGAGGGGATAAAGGTCATAACCGACTTTCTGAAGAAGATGAGTGGTGATGATTTTGTTTTTGTCGGGCTCGACACCAGGTCGATCTTTTTACTGTACAAAGATATCCGCGGTCCATCCGCTCTGGATAAGGTTAAGTTGTTGCAGGAAAAGGTGCAACGTGACCACGGCGTGACATGTTCTGCCGGGGTCGCGGATTTTCCCTGTCTGGACCATAAACGGGGGGAGATTCCGGTCAATGCCAGGAAGGCTCTGTATCACTCCTCATATTACGGTCCCGGCAGTGCGGTGCTGCTCGACTCGGTTTCGTTCAACGTCAGCGGCGATGTTTACTACAACGAGGGGGATATCATCGGCGCCATCAGGGATTACGAGATCGGGCTTGCCCTTGATCCGGCAAACATCAATCTTCTGAACAGTATCGGGGTCGCTCATGCACGACTGGACAACCTGAAAGCGGCGACCGGGTATTTCGAGAAGGCGCTGCAGATGAATGACCGGGACTACATGGCTCTCTATAATCTCGGAGCGGCCTGGCTGGCAAACGGGAGGGATGATCTGGCGGCAGGGTATCTTGAAAAAGCCCTTGCCGGCAGTGAAGGGAATTTCGACCTGGCCCTGCAGCTTGCCGGAGTTTATTGCCGGACTGAAGAATATGATAAAGTGGTCGGGCTGCTCGAAAAGGACACCATTGACTCAACCGGAAGCAGGGCCGGGTGGGAGCTCGGCGCGGCGTTTCGCTGTCTCGGTGAGGCGTGGCGGAATCTTGGGGAAAATGGGAAGGCGGTTGAGTGTCTCCAGAAGGCGATCGTCTATAACCCGGCCGATGCCAGGGTGCTCAGCATGCTGGGTGAAGTGTATGATATTGAAGGTCAGGGCGGTGAGCTTGCCCTGGATCTCTGCAGGCAGGCCCTGGAACTTGATGATACCCTGTGGGATAACTGGTATCGATTGGGTCTGGTGAAATATCGTCAGGGGCAATTTGGTGGCGCAATAACCGATCTGCAGAAAAGTTTGCGCCTGAACAGAAAAAACGTCAAGGCGGTCGGGATTCTGGCAGAGATTTATGATTCGATGGGAAAGGAAAGGCTTGCCGGCCGGATGCTGGCCAAAGAGAAAAAGATATCAATAAACACCAGTTATAATCATTAA
- a CDS encoding TIGR00730 family Rossman fold protein, protein MPRCLIPGLHDENQQYSLDNFNVGDSWRLFKIMSEFVDGFDTLSALKHPAVSVFGSARTPPDNHYYQLTVEIASRLSEAGYPIITGGGPGIMEAANMGATRADGVSIGLNITLPFEQEPNPYANLPLDFKYFFVRKVMFIKYAMAFVCMPGGFGTLDELFESLTLMQTKRIKPFPVILVGSHFWSGLIDWIKEQLLEKNGNIDKDDLFLFNVMDDPEEVVNYIRRTVIL, encoded by the coding sequence ATGCCCAGATGTTTGATCCCGGGGCTGCATGACGAAAATCAGCAGTACAGCCTCGATAATTTCAATGTCGGAGATTCATGGCGGCTGTTCAAGATAATGTCCGAGTTTGTGGACGGATTCGATACCTTGTCTGCACTGAAACATCCGGCAGTATCGGTGTTCGGCTCAGCTCGTACGCCCCCGGATAATCACTACTATCAGCTGACCGTTGAAATCGCCAGCCGCCTTTCCGAAGCGGGTTATCCGATCATAACCGGAGGTGGCCCGGGGATCATGGAGGCGGCCAACATGGGAGCGACCCGGGCAGACGGGGTGTCGATCGGGCTGAATATCACGCTGCCGTTTGAACAGGAGCCAAATCCGTACGCCAATCTGCCCCTGGATTTCAAATACTTTTTTGTCAGGAAGGTCATGTTCATCAAATATGCCATGGCTTTTGTATGTATGCCGGGAGGATTCGGCACTCTGGATGAACTCTTCGAATCCCTGACCCTGATGCAGACCAAACGGATCAAACCCTTCCCGGTTATTCTGGTCGGCAGTCATTTCTGGAGCGGTCTGATCGACTGGATTAAAGAGCAGCTTCTGGAAAAGAACGGGAATATCGACAAGGATGATCTTTTTCTGTTCAACGTGATGGATGACCCTGAAGAGGTTGTCAACTATATCAGGAGAACGGTTATTCTGTAG